In Castanea sativa cultivar Marrone di Chiusa Pesio chromosome 6, ASM4071231v1, a single window of DNA contains:
- the LOC142641608 gene encoding uncharacterized protein LOC142641608 — protein MQLIKVMMSLIERPIFHCLFTAAFIIILALASSFHVAISSSSATSPSNVVTMMGLEAEALLEWKASLDNQSQFRLSSWVGNIPCQWVGISCNNFSSISHINLTGSALKGTLHTFSFSCLHSLVSLDLSNNLLFGTIPSHLGNLSKLIYLDLSTNQLSGSIPHQVGNLKLLNVLNLSSNGFTGSIPVAIGNLSNLTTLVLYDNKLSGSVPQELGKLTSLAWLILYKNNLSGLIPTSIGNLSNLSVLWLNNNILSGPIPEEIGKLGFLSSLALYMNNLSGPIPASIGNLSNLSTLFLSANQISGPIPQEIGLLGSLQKLSINMNNLSGPIPASIGNLSNLSALHLWENNLCGSIPSSMRNLGNLASLDLSTNKLSGLIPTSIGNLSNLSLLELHNNTLSGPIPEEIGKLGFLRRLALYMNNLSGPIPASIGNLSNLSTLYLWKNNLCGSIPSSMGNLGNLASLDLSANKLSGLIPTSIGNLSNLSLLELDNNTLSGPIPEEIGKLEFLDVLYLYMNNLSGPIPSEIGKLKLLTDLKLFTNELNGSLPFEFNNLTNLWYLALEENMLSGYLPRNVCNSGSLQKFIAYDNYFIGSIPISLRNCTSLVRVRLERNQLRGNLSEDFGIYPNLTYIDLSYNHFYGELSQKWGQCQSLQSLKISNNRISGVIPLELGRSTELHVLDLSFNHLVGQIPKELGNLTSLFLLHLGDNQLSGTIPSKIGMLSNLQFLILSANNLTGSFPKQILECANLLNLNLSKNKIKGSVPTEIGNIQFIQMLDLSENLLIGKIPPQLGELRSLETLNLSHNELFGSIPITFGEMSSLTNVDISYNCLEGPLPNNKAFSEAPFEALRNNKGLCGNASSLKACPSSITLGKNPSEKRRNKVLIIFIVPILSIIFLSMIVCGILYIVLKRPKLKNKVSNAREAQNGNMFAIWSYDGKMVYESIIEATEEFDSKYCVGVGGCGSVYKAELQSGQVIAVKKLHSVQDGDITNAKGFENEIRALLEIKHRNVVKLFGFCSHPRQSFLVYEFLERGSVKDILSNKEEVVGFDWIKRANLVKGVADALSYMHHNCSPPIVHRDISSKNILLDSNYEARISDFGIARFLKPDSSNWTTFAGTFGYIAPELAYTMEVNEKCDVYSFGMLILEVIMGNHPGDLISFLSSSSSSSATTSTAHDIQLKDILDQRLKSPRNQVAFKVVLIAKLALACLATNPKSRPTMQEVSKKLSIEKAPTLEVVDMLTFNLRFNNA, from the exons ATGCAACTTATCAAAGTCATGATGTCCTTAATAGAGAGACCGATTTTCCATTGCTTATTCACCGCGGCTTTCATTATCATTCTTGCCTTGGCTTCTTCTTTCCATGTTGCTATTTCTTCTTCCTCTGCAACTTCACCTTCCAATGTAGTAACAATGATGGGACTAGAAGCAGAGGCTCTTTTGGAATGGAAAGCCAGCCTTGACAACCAAAGCCAGTTTCGGTTGTCTTCATGGGTTGGAAACATCCCTTGCCAATGGGTTGGAATTTCTTGCAACAACTTTAGCAGCATCTCTCATATCAACCTCACAGGTTCTGCTTTAAAAGGTACACTCCACACTTTCAGCTTCTCATGCTTACACAGTCTCGTAAGTCTTGATCTCAGCAACAACTTACTCTTCGGTACCATTCCTTCCCACTTGGGCAACCTTTCTAAGCTAATCTACCTTGATTTATCTACCAACCAACTCTCTGGATCCATTCCTCATCAAGTAGGAAATCTAAAATTGCTCAATGTCCTAAACTTGTCTAGTAACGGTTTCACAGGTTCAATCCCTGTAGCAATTGGAAACTTGAGCAACTTAACCACTCTGGTTCTTTATGATAACAAACTTTCCGGGTCTGTTCCTCAAGAACTCGGAAAGCTAACATCTCTTGCTTGGCTtattctatataaaaacaatCTCTCAGGTTTAATTCCTACTTCTATAGGAAACTTAAGCAACCTGAGCGTTTTATGGCTCAACAATAACATACTTTCAGGACCCATACCTGAAGAAATTGGAAAGTTGGGATTTCTCAGTAGTCTTGCTCTTTACATGAACAATCTCTCTGGTCCGATACCTGCTTCTATAGGAAACTTGAGCAACTTGAGTACTTTATTTCTCAGCGCTAACCAAATTTCTGGACCCATACCTCAAGAAATTGGATTGTTGGGATCTCTTCAAAAGCTTTCTATAAACATGAACAATCTCTCTGGTCCAATCCCTGCTTCTATAGGGAACTTGAGCAACTTGTCTGCACTTCATCTTTGGGAGAACAATCTTTGTGGATCAATCCCTTCCTCTATGAGAAACTTAGGAAATTTAGCCAGTTTAGACCTTAGCACAAACAAACTTTCAGGTTTAATTCCTACTTCTATAGGAAACTTAAGTAACTTGAGTTTGTTAGAACTCCACAATAACACACTTTCTGGACCCATACCTGAAGAAATTGGAAAGTTGGGATTTCTTCGTCGTCTTGCTCTTTACATGAACAATCTCTCTGGTCCAATACCTGCTTCTATAGGAAACTTGAGCAACTTGTCTACTCTTTATCTATGGAAGAACAATCTTTGTGGATCTATCCCTTCTTCTATGGGAAACTTAGGAAATTTAGCCTCTTTAGACCTTAGTGCAAACAAACTTTCAGGTTTAATTCCTACTTCTATAGGAAACTTAAGCAACTTGAGTTTGTTAGAACTTGACAATAACACACTTTCTGGACCCATACCTGAAGAAATTGGAAAGTTGGAATTTCTTGATGTACTTTATTTGTACATGAACAATCTTTCTGGCCCAATCCCTTCAGAAATAGGAAAGCTCAAACTTCTTACCGATCTGAAGTTGTTCACAAATGAACTTAATGGCTCTCTACCTTTCGAATTTAATAATCTTACAAATCTGTGGTATTTGGCATTGGAGGAAAACATGTTGTCTGGTTATCTTCCACGAAATGTTTGTAATAGTGGATCCCTTCAAAAATTCATAGCATATGACAATTATTTCATCGGTTCCATTCCAATAAGCTTGAGAAATTGCACCAGCTTAGTACGAGTGAGGCTTGAGCGAAACCAGTTAAGAGGAAATTTATCAGAAGACTTTGGCATATACCCAAATTTGACGTATATCGATTTGAGTTATAACCATTTCTATGGAGAACTTTCTCAAAAGTGGGGGCAATGCCAAAGTTTGCAAAGCTTAAAAATCTCCAATAATAGAATTTCTGGTGTAATACCTCTTGAGCTTGGAAGATCCACCGAGCTACACGTACTTGATCTCTCCTTCAATCATCTAGTTGGGCAGATTCCAAAAGAATTAGGAAATTTGACATCATTGTTTCTCCTTCATTTGGGTGATAATCAACTTTCTGGTACTATTCCATCGAAAATTGGAATGCTATCCAATCTGCAATTTCTTATTCTTTCAGCCAACAATTTAACAGGATCATTTCCCAAACAAATTTTGGAGTGTGCAAATTTATTGAACTTGAActtaagcaaaaataaaattaaggggAGTGTTCCAACTGAGATTGGCAACATACAGTTTATTCAAATGCTTGATTTGAGTGAGaatttgttgattggaaaaaTACCACCACAGCTTGGAGAACTGCGAAGCTTAGAAACATTGAATCTCTCTCATAATGAGCTCTTTGGCTCCATTCCAATCACTTTTGGTGAAATGTCAAGCCTGACCAATGTTGATATATCATACAATTGCTTGGAAGGTCCTCTACCCAACAATAAAGCCTTTAGTGAGGCTCCATTTGAAGCATTGAGAAATAATAAAGGTTTGTGTGGTAATGCCTCTAGTTTAAAGGCTTGTCCCTCTTCCATTACTTTGGGCAAGAATCCTAGTGAGAAAAGGCGAAATAAAGTTCTGATTATCTTTATTGTTCCTATTTTAAGCATAATTTTTCTCTCAATGATTGTATGTGGGATTCTTTACATTGTTTTGAAGCGCCCAAAATTGAAGAACAAGGTAAGCAATGCAAGAGAAGCACAAAATGGTAATATGTTTGCAATCTGGAGCTATGATGGGAAAATGGTGTATGAGAGCATCATTGAAGCAACAGAGGAATTTGACTCTAAATATTGTGTTGGAGTGGGAGGGTGTGGAAGTGTTTACAAAGCAGAGCTACAATCAGGTCAAGTTATTGCTGTGAAAAAACTTCATTCAGTACAAGATGGTGATATTACCAATGCAAAGGGTTTCGAAAACGAGATTCGTGCTCTTCTAGAAATTAAGCATCGGAATGTGGTAAAGCTTTTTGGCTTTTGCTCACATCCACGACAATCATTTCTGGTTTATGAGTTTTTAGAAAGGGGTAGTGTGAAAGATATATTGAGCAATAAAGAAGAGGTAGTTGGTTTTGATTGGATCAAAAGGGCAAATCTTGTTAAAGGCGTGGCTGATGCTTTATCCTATATGCATCACAATTGCTCACCTCCCATAGTTCATCGAGACATATCTAGCAAGAACAtcttgttagattcaaattatgAGGCACGTATCTCTGATTTTGGCATAGCTAGATTTTTAAAGCCTGACTCATCCAATTGGACTACATTTGCCGGAACATTTGGATACATAGCTCCag AGCTTGCATACACAATGGAAGTGAATGAGAAATGTGATGTTTATAGCTTTGGAATGTTAATATTGGAAGTGATCATGGGAAATCATCCAGGAGACCTCATTTCATTTctctcatcatcatcttcatcatcagcaACTACTTCAACCGCCCATGATATACAATTGAAGGACATTTTAGATCAACGCCTCAAATCTCCTAGAAATCAAGTCGCATTCAAAGTGGTCTTGATTGCAAAGCTTGCATTGGCATGCTTGGCAACCAATCCAAAATCTAGGCCAACCATGCAAGAGGTTTCCAAGAAGCTATCTATTGAAAAAGCACCTACATTGGAGGTGGTTGACATGCTTACCTTCAATTTACGATTTAACAATGCTTGA